From a single Paraburkholderia edwinii genomic region:
- a CDS encoding pilus assembly protein: MTEYIIIVALIAVSAIAVYASFGKTIRQQTAGLAHEMSGNDSAADVNDARTAAGNAKTDADRNKGMGAYGSGGNADAGTANGGN, translated from the coding sequence ATGACCGAATACATCATCATCGTCGCGTTGATCGCGGTATCGGCAATTGCCGTGTATGCGTCGTTTGGGAAGACGATCCGTCAGCAGACGGCGGGCCTGGCGCATGAGATGTCGGGTAACGATTCGGCTGCAGACGTCAACGACGCGAGAACTGCCGCCGGCAACGCGAAGACGGATGCAGACCGCAACAAGGGTATGGGCGCCTACGGAAGCGGCGGGAATGCCGACGCAGGCACGGCAAACGGCGGCAATTGA